From a single Drosophila sulfurigaster albostrigata strain 15112-1811.04 chromosome 3, ASM2355843v2, whole genome shotgun sequence genomic region:
- the LOC133841137 gene encoding uncharacterized protein LOC133841137 isoform X2, which produces MSSPDLKLMLQSHQGADLSQLRNTVALLAKHLKSLNERLATLRHSIRIVSSSKIKERYLKRTHSLVWEQQTIQRIVDEYRKKLNDLLAHEEAKATAEEKQRQIPPKNLKLFELLDVDTKTFTTEDKLSTIIETKQDDLSKDGENKTTSNNETIKRKIVEEHAKGVTQTQQDDIKKRRTSEEEKQCTDEIVINSQDEALKYVTALQEYALMNENFGATGLLVEVEKSFKNPAISSDFEV; this is translated from the exons ATGTCTTCGCCGGATCTGAAATTGATGTTACAGTCGCATCAAGGCGCCGATTTGAGTCAATTAAGAAATACTGTTGCACTGCTCGCTAAGCACTTGAAGTCGCTAAATGAAAGACTTGCAACTTTACGACATTCCATTAGAATTGTATCGAGTAGCAAGATAAAGGAAAGATACTTAAAGAGGACACATTCATTGGTTTGGGAACAACAGACAATACAACGAATTGTAGACGAGTACagaaaaaagttaaatgaTTTGCTAGCACACGAAGAAGCAAAGGCAA CGGCTGAGGAGAAACAACGACAAATACCACCGAAAAATCTTAAACTCTTTGAACTGCTTGATGTGGACACAAAG acATTTACTACAGAGGATAAATTATCAACTATAATAGAAACA AAACAAGATGATTTGTCGAAAGATGGTGAAAATAAAACGACCTCAAACAACGAGACAATAAAGCGCAAAATAGTGGAAGAGCATGCAAAAGGCGTAACTCAAACTCAG CAGGATGACATAAAAAAGCGGAGGACGTCAGAGGAGGAGAAGCAATGCACAGATGAAATTGTGATAAATAGTCAAGATGAGGCATTAAAATATGTGACAGCGTTGCAGGAATATGCTTTAATGAATGAAAACTTTGGAGCAACGGGACTTTTGGTAGAAGTTGAAAAGTCATTCAAAAATCCAGCCATTAGTTCCGACTTCGAGGTGTAG
- the LOC133841137 gene encoding uncharacterized protein LOC133841137 isoform X1, which translates to MSSPDLKLMLQSHQGADLSQLRNTVALLAKHLKSLNERLATLRHSIRIVSSSKIKERYLKRTHSLVWEQQTIQRIVDEYRKKLNDLLAHEEAKATAEEKQRQIPPKNLKLFELLDVDTKTFTTEDKLSTIIETKQDDLSKDGENKTTSNNETIKRKIVEEHAKGVTLSQQDDIKKRRTSEEEKQCTDEIVINSQDEALKYVTALQEYALMNENFGATGLLVEVEKSFKNPAISSDFEV; encoded by the exons ATGTCTTCGCCGGATCTGAAATTGATGTTACAGTCGCATCAAGGCGCCGATTTGAGTCAATTAAGAAATACTGTTGCACTGCTCGCTAAGCACTTGAAGTCGCTAAATGAAAGACTTGCAACTTTACGACATTCCATTAGAATTGTATCGAGTAGCAAGATAAAGGAAAGATACTTAAAGAGGACACATTCATTGGTTTGGGAACAACAGACAATACAACGAATTGTAGACGAGTACagaaaaaagttaaatgaTTTGCTAGCACACGAAGAAGCAAAGGCAA CGGCTGAGGAGAAACAACGACAAATACCACCGAAAAATCTTAAACTCTTTGAACTGCTTGATGTGGACACAAAG acATTTACTACAGAGGATAAATTATCAACTATAATAGAAACA AAACAAGATGATTTGTCGAAAGATGGTGAAAATAAAACGACCTCAAACAACGAGACAATAAAGCGCAAAATAGTGGAAGAGCATGCAAAAGGCGTAA CTCTTTCCCAACAGGATGACATAAAAAAGCGGAGGACGTCAGAGGAGGAGAAGCAATGCACAGATGAAATTGTGATAAATAGTCAAGATGAGGCATTAAAATATGTGACAGCGTTGCAGGAATATGCTTTAATGAATGAAAACTTTGGAGCAACGGGACTTTTGGTAGAAGTTGAAAAGTCATTCAAAAATCCAGCCATTAGTTCCGACTTCGAGGTGTAG
- the LOC133844699 gene encoding fibrinogen-like protein 1 translates to MGRIKINVILLIILKLFLVGTTTGEETYENDRQIEEQCHSEIYKSVKTLLDYFKQVRNELDQSEIKEKHISEINADLMVKYHEIVAIHEKLMKEAFQLDEYKNKIIRKENDLQLCQSKVDKLESEINSQQTTINKLTLHANFLASYDECKKELSDKSNKLEICEVQLKKLNSSVIEKDEKISEYSAAIQEITEHQKTISLKLEERQTMLFKKDKDIEICHAEIIKLNRTSHNNNNPSSCLPFGDHPGVHEIEVSGVGSFDVLCDSQLAGLGWIVIQQRIGGKENFTRDWATYRKGFGSLDSDFFLGLEKMYRLTSLQQYELYIHLVAENGNIFYARYDDFKISDEDHGYSLSLGKFRGNIKDAMRNHENMKFSTFDRDNDASSDNCAVWFNSGWWYNRCSQCNLNGLYGRSLYWYAETVKEAKMLIRPKEDKNK, encoded by the exons ATGggtagaataaaaataaacgtaattttattaataatccTCAAACTATTCTTGGTGGGCACAACAACAGGAGAAGAG ACGTACGAGAACGACCGACAAATAGAAGAACAGTGTCACAGTGAAATCTATAAAAGTGTGAAGACTTTGCTAGACTACTTTAAACAAGTTCGTAATGAGTTAGACCAAAGTGAAATTAAGGAAAAGCATATAAGTGAAATAAATGCTGATCTTATGGTCAAGTATCATGAAATTGTAGCAATTCATGAAAAGCTCATGAAGGAGGCATTTCAATTAGatgagtataaaaacaaaataataagaaaagaaaacgatttgcaattgtgtcaaaGTAAAGTTGATAAATTAGAATCTGAGATTAAttcacaacaaacaactataaacaaattaacccTACATGCAAATTTTCTTGCGAGTTATGATGAGTGTAAAAAAGAATTATCAGATAAATCGAACAAATTAGAAATATGTGAggttcaattaaaaaaactgAATTCTAGTGTTATTGAAAAAGATGAGAAAATTTCTGAATACTCTGCAGCAATTCAAGAAATCACAGAACATCAGAAAACAATTAGTTTGAAATTAGAAGAGAGGCAAAccatgttatttaaaaaagataaaGACATTGAAATATGCCATgcagaaattattaaattaaataggacatcacataataataataatcctTCAAGTTGTCTCCCTTTCGGAGATCATCCTGGTGTGCATGAAATTGAAGTTTCTGGTGTTGGTTCCTTCGATGTCCTATGCGATAGTCAGTTAGCTGGGCTTGGTTGGATAGTAATCCAACAGCGAATTGGTGGAAAAGAGAACTTTACCAGGGATTGGGCCACATATCGCAAAGGTTTCGGTTCATTGGATAGTGACTTTTTCCTAGGATTAGAAAAGATGTATCGACTAACGAGTCTGCAGCAATACGAACTCTACATTCATTTGGTTGCCGAAAATGGCAACATCTTCTACGCTCGATACGATGACTTCAAAATATCCGATGAGGACCATGGATACTCACTAAGCTTGGGTAAATTCAGGGGAAATATTAAGGATGCGATGAGAAACCACGAAAACATGAAATTCTCAACATTCGATCGGGATAATGACGCTTCTTCTGATAATTGTGCAGTTTGGTTTAATAGTGGTTGGTGGTACAACAGATGTTCTCAAtg TAACTTAAATGGATTATACGGCAGGAGTCTATATTGGTATGCTGAAACAGTAAAAGAAGCTAAGATGCTTATTCGTCCCAAAGAAGacaaaaataagtga
- the LOC133841137 gene encoding uncharacterized protein LOC133841137 isoform X3, producing the protein MSSPDLKLMLQSHQGADLSQLRNTVALLAKHLKSLNERLATLRHSIRIVSSSKIKERYLKRTHSLVWEQQTIQRIVDEYRKKLNDLLAHEEAKATAEEKQRQIPPKNLKLFELLDVDTKTFTTEDKLSTIIETKQDDLSKDGENKTTSNNETIKRKIVEEHAKGVTQTQDDIKKRRTSEEEKQCTDEIVINSQDEALKYVTALQEYALMNENFGATGLLVEVEKSFKNPAISSDFEV; encoded by the exons ATGTCTTCGCCGGATCTGAAATTGATGTTACAGTCGCATCAAGGCGCCGATTTGAGTCAATTAAGAAATACTGTTGCACTGCTCGCTAAGCACTTGAAGTCGCTAAATGAAAGACTTGCAACTTTACGACATTCCATTAGAATTGTATCGAGTAGCAAGATAAAGGAAAGATACTTAAAGAGGACACATTCATTGGTTTGGGAACAACAGACAATACAACGAATTGTAGACGAGTACagaaaaaagttaaatgaTTTGCTAGCACACGAAGAAGCAAAGGCAA CGGCTGAGGAGAAACAACGACAAATACCACCGAAAAATCTTAAACTCTTTGAACTGCTTGATGTGGACACAAAG acATTTACTACAGAGGATAAATTATCAACTATAATAGAAACA AAACAAGATGATTTGTCGAAAGATGGTGAAAATAAAACGACCTCAAACAACGAGACAATAAAGCGCAAAATAGTGGAAGAGCATGCAAAAGGCGTAACTCAAACTCAG GATGACATAAAAAAGCGGAGGACGTCAGAGGAGGAGAAGCAATGCACAGATGAAATTGTGATAAATAGTCAAGATGAGGCATTAAAATATGTGACAGCGTTGCAGGAATATGCTTTAATGAATGAAAACTTTGGAGCAACGGGACTTTTGGTAGAAGTTGAAAAGTCATTCAAAAATCCAGCCATTAGTTCCGACTTCGAGGTGTAG